The following is a genomic window from Nymphaea colorata isolate Beijing-Zhang1983 chromosome 3, ASM883128v2, whole genome shotgun sequence.
AGGTATTCTGGTACTAATTGTTACTATTatcgttgttgttgttgttgtattGTTGGACATCGGTTCTTATTAAGAGACGTTCCACTGATAGTTATACCTACATATCTTCCTTACTTTCTCATGCTGAGTCGCCTTTTGTTGATTGTAGTTTCTGGAAGTGATCTACTGTGAGACATTTAAGACCATGTCTGAATCAGCAGAAGAATTCCGATGCTTCATTGGGGGCCTGTCATGGTCAACATCTGACAGCTCTTTGAGGGAAGCATTTGGAAAATTTGGCCATCTTGTGGATGCAAAGGTGATTTGAGTTCTTCACCCCTGATTAGTGATGTGGATTGCTTTGCATCACCATAGAGTGGTGTGATTATTCTATTCTGTACTAGAACAGCTCATACTTGGAGCATAGTATGCCTGTGTGCATAGACGGTCCTGTTGTTGGCCAATGAGTTTCAATTGATTGATTGCAGTATGGTGTGATTAAAGTTTGGTTCTTTACATTGATTGCTTGATGTTTCTTTGGGTACCAGGTGGTTGTTGATCGGTTCTCTGGTCGTTCTCGTGGCTTTGGCTTTGTTACTTTTGATGATGAGAAGGCTATGGAAGATGCAATGCGTGCAATGGATGGCATGAATCTTGATGGTCGAGCTATTACCGTTGATAAGGCTCAACCATCTGGTAGAGATCGTGATGGTGGCTCTTACCGCGATCGTGACCGTGGTGGTCGTGATCGTGGCCGTGATCGCGATTATGGTGGAAGAAAAGGACCTGATAACCGGGGAGAGTGCTTTAAATGTGGTCAGCAGGGGCATTTTGCTAGGGAATGTCCATCTGGTGAAGGTGCTTCTGATGACAAATATGACAGCAGCAGGGGAAATGGTTGGGGTGGTGGAAGTGGCAATCACTATGGTCCTGATCGAAATGGTGATCGTTATGGTGGGCGCAACAGGGATGGAGGTCATGGTGGCGGCACTGGAACTGACCGTTATGGTCGTGATCGTTCAGGGCCATATAAACGACCTGGTGCAGGGGGCTATCGTTCTTAGCTGTTTACACATGGTATGTATTCATAGTAGGTTTTCAGATACTGCCTTCTACTAGGTTGTCTattgatcttttattttaagatagtattttctttttgtcttgttGCAGTCTTTCGTGGAACTCATGGTGGGTTTTGCTGCTGGGAACTGCAAGGAACCTTTGTTATCTATAACTTGAAATTATAGATTATGCTTGTGCCAATGCGTGAGATGATCTAGTTTGCATGCATTTTTACTGCTATGTGGCACGAAAGGAAACTGCACTGCGTTTGTATGGGTTGATTATATGGTGCTTCCTCGGGTGCATTATTTTGCTTGTGTGTGTCACAGTTTTTTCGTTAAAATCCGAATGTTATCACTGCTGTCAATACCCGGAATGCTGCTAGATACTATGCTCTACATTTGGTCTTCGATTGTTATTCTACTGGATGTTTAGCAGTCTCCCCACTAATTAATTTGGCCCCCGTAGTCAGTCCTACGTAAGTATGACAGATAAACAATGTTAGAAGCAACATTGCATATGGATACTGTGCTTTCTCTGCCTTTGTCAGACACAGTTCTAATCAAATCGACCAAGATAAGGAGTTACGGtaaaattttgtgcttttgtTTAACTTTTGTCCAAGTAATCTTTCTTAGATGGacatcaaaatgattttaattaTGTTGATGTTTTTGCAGGCTTGATGCATTTTCCAGTATTCTTGGATACATGCTTTAGGCTTGGGTTTCTAATCGCATTGGAAATGTTATTTTGATGCGTGCATTggtttttttgaaacaaaagttcTTGAGTTTTTGGGAGGTGCTGAGGGCAACCTGAGCAGTGTCTATTACCAAAGGCTTGTCAGTTGTCACCTTCTCCATTAGATTCTGCTTGTGGCCATCCTGCTTTGATATAGCTGAAAGTGCAAGTTTGAGGTTGGTTACTGTGATGTTCTGGAGGTAGCATAGGTGCCCACTGCTTGAAAGCAACTTCAAATTATTCCCCTCCTTATTATCGGGATTGCCCCTCTGGCTGCAATGGATCAGCTGTGAACCGAATATTTGTGTTTGGTACTAGTTTgaaggaaattttgaaaagtttatgtCCATGGTACTTTCCAAAGATTCTCTCCAGGTCTCTTGTTCTTTGAGCATACTGTTCATTGGTCAGCTTTCTTGGGCAAGGATTCTTTGGTCGGCTTCCCTGGTGCAAGGGTATCTTTCACTGTGTATGGGTTGCAAGCAGACAAACAAATATGTTAAAAACTTGTTCTGTGCGTGAGTATTTATTGTGAAAGAAGAATTTCATTCATACCACGGGCACCTCAGCCTTGAGATAGTCTACCTTTCTCAGACTGGTTGACAGTGATGCTGTTTGTGATGTTTCAGAACAGGTACATTTATTCTGTATGTCAGTTAAAATTGCTCTTTGATTTAACTGTTTCATTGTTCACACTGCTGCTTGAATGCCTTTTTTAGTTTGATCTAATCTAATTTAGATGCTGTGTGTATTCCACTTTCATTGTTCAAATTCCAAAGTAATTGTCTACGTGGTGttttgtatctctctctctctctctctctctctctctctctctgtgtgtgtgtgtgtgtgtgattgcGTGTCATGTGATGGTTAGCGATTATGGTAGCAAATGTCAAGTGCTCTATCTAATTTTGCACAATTGTAGCAAAAAAACTAGGATTAAAGGTACTGATTGTTTGGGAGGCCCGTAGCACTACCGGTACCAGTTGGAACCGTGGTAAACATTGGAAGAATTTACTGGCCTTCGGAGACAAATTCAAGAATTGTGGCAAATAAGTGGTGCCAAAATTTAGAGAAATTGAGGCGATTCAGAATCTCATAAGTTGGAGAATTTTGGGAAATTcatgtcatcatcatctttaCACAGTGCTGAATTTTCTGAAAGACCTTTGTATTATGTTTACAGAATTGTAACGCTTTTTTGAAGATGTAGTTCCAAGTTTCTCATGGCCGATCAATAATCCGTGGGTTTTCGATTTTCAAGTGTTTGTAAGGCTGATGGTACTGTAGTTTCCCGCGGTGTCCGCAGAAAACCGGCCTGGGTAGGCCAAATGGACATGGATCCAAGGCAAATGGCCAAAGCGTTTTACGTGTTATAGgctacatattttaaatatttaaatacttttaaagttttcttattttagtAACAATAATAATAGCAATAATAATAACTTTCAGTAATTCATAACTGGTTCAGTTGAATTGCCGAATAGAGCGATTCACTGAATTGGCAGCCATGGTTGCTAATAATAGGGTTATAGGAGCCCTAATCACCCAGCAGTTCACATCGGCTGGTACATTcgatttaattttcaattttttacaacactggtttttaacaatgatttatatccttttttgtattctttacaGTGAAAGCCATATCTTCTTCAGTTTGTAGGTGCTTGATGTTTCCTGTCATGGTTCGAATGTTGCATATTCGTATGGGCAATTGTTCAAGCTGCCAGGTCGCGGTTTCGGGTAGATTAGCGGGTTCATCGTGTTGTTGTCTGTCCTTAGTACAAACCAAGACCATTATCAGTTGAACCATTAGGCCTTTCGCGTTCTTACTCTGCAATTTCATTGTTCCGATGCATCCTTGCTGTAGTAACGCCCTCTTCTCTTTTAATCTAAAGAATTTCAAAGGAAAGAATATATCACATGTACAGATGAAAACTTATTTACAAAATTGAATCTCTTAGAAAGGGTTCTCTGTCGTTTGGAAGATTGACTCGAGACAACTCCTGATTGGCTATCATTGGAATCATGAGCAAGATGACTTCAAGTGAAGGAGATGGCCTCGATATCGTGATGTTTATTTTGCCGAGGAAGGCCACTGAGTTGCCATGGAAGCAGCTCTGAAGCTCATTTTTGCCCAAAGTGGGTCAATGGTCAGGACGTAAGCTTCTTTCCAGTCATGCAAATATTTCACTTTTAATTACCAGCAGGGCATCAACTGAAAGCGAACTAACGAAAGCAAATTGAGTCGATTAACAAATAACCATCTCCTAGACTAGTGTTACAATGAAGGAAATAaccaaaatagagaaaatatttttagaGGTTCGGTTCAGAGACCTACGTCCTCTTCATTCTCTCGCATACACACCCAGCGCATGTGTATAAGGCTTTTACAATAACGTATAAGGCGTTTATGCTTCAATTACATttattttcttgacattttGAGTGCCTTCATATTTGGGAACCTCTTTAATTCTAATTGTCTCTTGTGCCTTTAATTGAGACGTTAGAGGACTGGCCAGACTGGTTGCCTTTTTCATGATTGGTTGCCTTGTTCATGATCATCGTTGATGCTGTTGCCTATCTCAGTGATCTTGGATTGACGGTCTTGAGCAGTTTCTAACAATAAGCGTTCCCTGGAGGAGGTGTTTAAATCATAATCTATAAAATAACTATGTGGTGCCATTATTGATGAATTCCTTTtcagaaagatgaaacatatgTGCAAGCGCAACAAACAGAAACAAAACTTTTGTATGCATGACAAACACAACAACCGTTTAGCAGAAGGCACATGGAAAAAG
Proteins encoded in this region:
- the LOC116251181 gene encoding glycine-rich RNA-binding protein RZ1A-like translates to MSESAEEFRCFIGGLSWSTSDSSLREAFGKFGHLVDAKVVVDRFSGRSRGFGFVTFDDEKAMEDAMRAMDGMNLDGRAITVDKAQPSGRDRDGGSYRDRDRGGRDRGRDRDYGGRKGPDNRGECFKCGQQGHFARECPSGEGASDDKYDSSRGNGWGGGSGNHYGPDRNGDRYGGRNRDGGHGGGTGTDRYGRDRSGPYKRPGAGGYRS